One Aneurinibacillus migulanus genomic region harbors:
- a CDS encoding LLM class flavin-dependent oxidoreductase → MSTSLQSVEFGWYIPTTGDGKYIGAELEREPTAEYMIKVAQAAEDAGYTFALIPTGGGCLDAWIVGTAIATHTKILRPLVAIRPGLISPITAARMATTLDYISGGRAAINVVTGGTPPDLVAMGDPLAHDHDERYERTLEFMNIVKNAWIHSNAHTSKYLAANENYRDIDKVHFKGKHYRIEGGASYPPPVQKPYPPIYFGGSSVAGKRTAVEIADVYLMWPEPLGWIEEQIAEVEHIRQELKQEKGSNRRLRYGLRAQVLVRETEAEAWTAAWEIISKVDKKAIEQSEVRFNQTDAVGQKRQNRLRSESEENGYLIAPNLWAGLSIVRGGGAMMLVGTPEQVADRIVEYADVGISSFILSGYPNLEEAHITGDLLLPVVKRKLSQRKISIV, encoded by the coding sequence ATGTCGACGTCTTTGCAAAGCGTAGAATTTGGTTGGTATATTCCTACAACAGGAGATGGGAAGTATATCGGAGCAGAGCTTGAGCGCGAGCCAACTGCAGAGTATATGATTAAGGTCGCCCAGGCTGCAGAGGATGCAGGCTATACATTTGCCCTTATTCCTACAGGTGGCGGCTGCCTGGATGCCTGGATTGTAGGCACAGCCATTGCAACCCATACCAAAATCCTGCGTCCGCTAGTGGCAATACGGCCGGGCCTTATTTCACCGATTACAGCAGCACGTATGGCGACCACGCTTGACTATATTTCAGGAGGAAGGGCCGCGATTAACGTAGTAACAGGAGGGACCCCGCCGGATTTAGTAGCTATGGGCGATCCTCTTGCTCACGACCATGACGAGCGGTATGAGAGAACGCTAGAATTCATGAACATTGTAAAAAACGCATGGATACACTCCAATGCTCATACATCTAAATATTTGGCAGCCAACGAAAATTATCGGGATATCGATAAGGTTCATTTTAAAGGAAAGCACTATAGGATTGAAGGCGGAGCAAGCTATCCTCCCCCTGTACAGAAACCGTATCCGCCAATTTATTTTGGAGGAAGCTCCGTAGCCGGTAAACGTACAGCGGTCGAAATAGCAGATGTATATTTAATGTGGCCGGAGCCGTTAGGCTGGATTGAAGAGCAGATCGCTGAAGTAGAGCACATCCGTCAGGAGCTTAAGCAGGAAAAAGGAAGCAATAGGAGACTCCGCTACGGTTTGCGCGCCCAAGTGCTTGTGCGGGAAACAGAAGCGGAGGCATGGACGGCTGCCTGGGAGATTATCAGTAAAGTCGATAAGAAAGCGATCGAGCAATCGGAGGTACGATTTAACCAGACGGATGCTGTAGGACAGAAAAGGCAAAATCGTCTGCGCAGTGAATCGGAGGAGAACGGTTATCTCATCGCACCGAATCTTTGGGCGGGATTATCTATCGTGCGAGGGGGAGGAGCGATGATGCTGGTGGGAACTCCTGAACAAGTGGCGGATCGTATCGTAGAGTACGCGGATGTGGGCATCTCTTCTTTCATTCTTTCTGGCTATCCGAATCTCGAGGAAGCTCATATTACAGGAGATTTACTGTTGCCTGTTGTAAAGAGAAAGTTATCCCAGCGAAAAATTAGTATCGTTTAG
- a CDS encoding ABC transporter ATP-binding protein, with product MHVLDNIEVTVNPGEFITVIGPSGCGKSTLLKIIAGLDTDYEGVAILGGRKIERPSIHQGFIFQEHRLFPWLTVEKNIAADLSLKDPEIRKRVDELIRTVRLEGFEKAYPRELSGGMSQRVAIARALLRSPEILLLDEPFGALDAFTRNHLQDVLLDIWRQKQTTMLLVTHDIDESIYLANRVFIMSPRPGRISKVISVPLPHPRTRASFVFQEIRQKVMSEFERIEELQFVDGSGI from the coding sequence ATTCACGTGTTGGACAATATCGAGGTTACGGTTAATCCAGGTGAGTTTATTACGGTTATCGGTCCGAGCGGATGCGGAAAAAGCACATTGCTCAAAATTATTGCTGGCCTGGATACAGATTATGAAGGTGTAGCTATACTAGGGGGCAGAAAAATTGAGCGTCCAAGTATTCATCAAGGGTTTATTTTTCAGGAGCATCGCTTATTTCCCTGGCTAACAGTGGAGAAAAACATTGCCGCAGACTTATCTTTAAAAGATCCCGAGATCCGTAAGCGTGTCGATGAATTGATTCGTACTGTAAGACTGGAAGGCTTTGAGAAAGCCTACCCGCGGGAGTTGTCCGGGGGCATGTCCCAGCGAGTGGCGATTGCACGGGCGCTTCTCAGAAGTCCTGAAATCTTGCTCCTCGATGAACCGTTCGGTGCTTTGGATGCATTTACCCGCAACCATCTGCAGGATGTATTACTGGATATTTGGCGTCAAAAGCAGACAACGATGCTCCTTGTTACTCATGATATCGATGAGTCCATCTATCTTGCCAACCGTGTATTCATCATGAGTCCAAGGCCAGGAAGAATCAGCAAGGTGATTTCCGTTCCCCTTCCTCATCCTCGTACCCGGGCAAGCTTTGTTTTTCAGGAGATTAGACAGAAAGTGATGAGTGAATTCGAGAGGATAGAGGAGTTGCAATTTGTTGATGGCTCAGGCATATAA